The proteins below are encoded in one region of Gemmatimonas aurantiaca:
- a CDS encoding ArgE/DapE family deacylase, whose product MHSRFPLDAVALTEALVAVDSRNPELVAGAPGERGCAELLASILSGWGFAVSISDVTPGRSNVLARIGPIGRSPLILNGHLDVVGVEGMTHEPFVPVTSHGNLYARGATDMKAGIAAMCVAAARAAARGTLHSEVIIAAVCDEEYASIGTRALLADGLRGTGAIITEPTRLAVVPAHKGFAWIDVAVDGRAAHGSRYDVGIDANRHAALLIAALDRFEHDTLVARTHPLLGRASLHAAMISGGTGWSTYADRCDVRIERRTVPGETGAQALAEVQTAIEALEAARPDFRARATLACAQPPLDLAIEAPLVRTVVAAAQAHGLPGTIEGLSCWTDAALFAEAGIPALCFGPGDIARAHSATEWVEIAQIEQAVTVLEQVCATWGLERKA is encoded by the coding sequence GTGCACTCCCGATTCCCGCTCGATGCCGTTGCACTGACCGAGGCGCTCGTCGCCGTCGACTCGCGAAACCCGGAGCTCGTTGCCGGCGCGCCGGGTGAACGGGGCTGTGCGGAGTTGTTGGCGTCGATCCTGAGCGGCTGGGGATTCGCGGTCTCCATCAGCGATGTCACGCCGGGGCGCTCCAACGTGCTCGCGCGCATCGGGCCAATCGGACGCTCACCGCTCATTCTCAATGGGCATCTCGATGTCGTGGGCGTCGAAGGCATGACCCACGAGCCCTTCGTGCCGGTGACGAGCCACGGCAATCTGTACGCGCGTGGCGCCACCGACATGAAGGCCGGGATCGCGGCGATGTGTGTGGCGGCGGCGCGTGCGGCGGCGCGGGGAACGCTGCACAGTGAGGTCATCATCGCCGCGGTGTGTGATGAGGAGTATGCGTCCATCGGCACGCGCGCCCTGCTCGCCGACGGCCTGCGCGGCACGGGTGCGATCATCACCGAACCCACCCGTCTTGCGGTGGTGCCGGCACACAAGGGATTTGCCTGGATCGACGTCGCCGTCGACGGACGGGCGGCGCATGGCAGCCGGTACGATGTAGGCATCGATGCCAACCGGCATGCGGCACTGCTCATCGCCGCACTCGATCGCTTCGAACACGACACCCTGGTCGCGCGCACCCATCCGCTGCTGGGGCGGGCGTCCCTGCATGCCGCCATGATCAGCGGCGGCACGGGATGGTCCACCTATGCCGACCGCTGCGATGTGCGCATCGAGCGGCGCACGGTGCCCGGCGAGACGGGCGCGCAGGCTCTGGCCGAAGTGCAGACGGCCATCGAGGCGCTCGAGGCGGCGCGACCGGATTTCCGCGCCCGGGCCACGCTGGCCTGTGCGCAGCCGCCGCTCGACCTGGCCATCGAGGCGCCCCTGGTGCGCACGGTGGTCGCGGCTGCGCAGGCGCACGGCCTGCCGGGCACGATCGAAGGGCTATCGTGCTGGACCGACGCGGCCCTCTTCGCGGAGGCGGGCATCCCGGCGCTCTGTTTCGGGCCGGGAGACATTGCCCGCGCCCACTCGGCCACCGAATGGGTGGAGATCGCCCAGATCGAACAGGCCGTGACGGTGCTCGAGCAGGTCTGCGCCACGTGGGGGCTGGAACGGAAGGCCTGA